One segment of Bacteroides caecimuris DNA contains the following:
- the ltrA gene encoding group II intron reverse transcriptase/maturase → MYENKKSCASSDCNGRTWESIDWNKCEQAVNKLQARIVKAQKAGKFGKVKALQWTLTHSFYAKALAVKRVTSNNGKKTSGVDKILWSTPQSKFKAIVTLRRRGYKPQPLKRVNIKKSNGKLRPLGIPTMKDRAMQALYLMALEPVSETTADNYSFGFRKDRSTADAMARCHSLLSKKTSAQWILEGDIKGCFDHISHEWLMKNIPMDKSILQKWLKCGYVYNRELFPTEEGTPQGGIISPTIANMTLDGLQNLLETHFPWERVSGKSGWYCPKVRLVRYADDFIITGDTKEILEHSVKPLVADFLAERGLTLSEEKTKITHITDGFDFLGFNVRKFGDTLLTQPSKDRTKRMLSKVKDEIKRFRGDAQHELIMRLNPILNGWANYYKHSAASNVFRKTDYQIYKKLWRWALRRHGNKCKGWVKNRYFHRIDGRDWVFAVKRKNEKHEEYFIPITILFNTKIERYPQLKCDVNPFDPEWKQYLEKRRTAKMKMSLKGKRSLISMWERQNRNCVLCGQPITAETSWHTMSQQKNGRNHLCLVHDGCYQSVTHKKKK, encoded by the coding sequence ATGTACGAAAACAAAAAATCGTGTGCGTCTTCTGACTGCAATGGTCGGACTTGGGAAAGCATAGACTGGAACAAGTGCGAGCAGGCAGTCAATAAGCTGCAAGCGCGTATTGTAAAAGCTCAGAAAGCAGGTAAGTTCGGCAAGGTAAAAGCCTTGCAATGGACACTTACCCACTCGTTTTATGCCAAAGCATTGGCGGTCAAGCGAGTTACTTCCAATAATGGAAAGAAGACTTCAGGGGTTGATAAAATTCTTTGGTCAACTCCGCAATCGAAGTTCAAAGCCATTGTGACATTAAGAAGAAGAGGCTACAAGCCCCAACCGTTAAAAAGAGTAAATATCAAGAAAAGTAACGGCAAACTTCGCCCGTTGGGAATACCGACAATGAAAGACAGAGCCATGCAAGCACTTTATCTGATGGCATTGGAACCAGTGTCTGAAACTACAGCAGACAACTATTCCTTTGGTTTCAGGAAAGACCGCAGCACGGCAGACGCTATGGCTCGATGCCATTCGCTTCTGTCCAAGAAAACATCCGCCCAATGGATATTGGAGGGAGATATTAAAGGTTGTTTCGACCATATAAGCCATGAATGGTTGATGAAGAATATCCCTATGGATAAATCCATATTACAAAAATGGCTAAAATGTGGGTACGTATATAACAGAGAACTTTTCCCGACAGAAGAAGGTACACCGCAAGGAGGTATCATATCACCGACAATTGCCAATATGACGCTTGACGGTTTACAGAACCTATTGGAAACCCATTTCCCGTGGGAACGGGTATCAGGAAAATCAGGATGGTACTGCCCGAAAGTCAGATTGGTGCGTTATGCAGACGACTTCATTATAACAGGTGATACTAAAGAAATATTGGAACATAGTGTAAAACCTTTGGTAGCTGATTTCCTCGCAGAAAGAGGACTGACACTGTCAGAAGAGAAAACTAAGATTACACATATAACGGATGGTTTCGATTTTCTTGGTTTCAATGTACGGAAATTTGGAGATACCCTGCTGACACAACCCTCTAAAGATAGGACAAAACGAATGTTGAGCAAAGTCAAAGATGAAATCAAACGATTCCGTGGCGATGCTCAACATGAGCTGATTATGCGATTGAACCCGATACTTAACGGATGGGCAAACTATTACAAACATAGTGCAGCCTCAAATGTCTTTCGTAAGACAGATTATCAAATCTATAAGAAGTTATGGCGGTGGGCACTCCGCAGGCATGGTAACAAATGCAAAGGGTGGGTTAAGAACCGCTATTTCCATAGAATTGATGGTCGTGACTGGGTATTTGCAGTTAAAAGGAAGAACGAAAAGCATGAGGAATATTTTATTCCAATCACTATTCTGTTCAATACGAAGATTGAAAGATACCCCCAACTGAAATGTGATGTCAATCCTTTTGACCCTGAATGGAAGCAATACCTTGAAAAAAGGAGAACTGCCAAAATGAAAATGAGTTTGAAAGGTAAGAGGTCACTTATCTCAATGTGGGAAAGACAAAATCGAAACTGCGTGTTATGCGGACAGCCGATAACAGCAGAAACCTCATGGCACACCATGAGCCAGCAGAAGAATGGCAGAAACCACCTCTGTTTAGTTCATGATGGTTGTTATCAAAGTGTTACACATAAAAAGAAGAAGTAA
- a CDS encoding nucleotidyl transferase AbiEii/AbiGii toxin family protein: MNLHSDKEAFKEIIALAAEHFGYEQSHVEKDYWVSKILRDISMSEYADKTYFKGGTSLSKAYGLIERFSEDLDLFVFTGDKGASKQAEKTLNKKLSKYIAELNSDIYKEDLSETGGNYRKLYFSYDNVFQGVGLKEHLEVEIKSCDLPDKKLMFYPADKRVIKPIVTAFLESIGQEELISTYGLGSFETQCINPRKTICDKVSRLVKLSYNEDAAALLAKHIRDVYDLSALYHNQGYNDYLHSEDFLDAMYRVTIEDGLNKNSRSHLSLADAPIFKDAEAVMALPEVATAYTTDLKKLTFDKSNMPPIGTAVETLKNLHEILVRFEAYRTKKQNEEQP, encoded by the coding sequence ATGAATTTACATTCGGACAAGGAAGCGTTCAAGGAAATCATCGCACTGGCGGCTGAACATTTCGGCTACGAGCAGTCGCACGTGGAAAAGGATTACTGGGTATCGAAGATACTGCGGGATATTTCCATGTCCGAATATGCGGATAAGACCTACTTCAAAGGCGGGACTTCACTTTCCAAAGCCTACGGGCTGATAGAACGCTTCTCGGAAGATTTGGACTTGTTCGTGTTCACGGGTGACAAAGGTGCGTCCAAGCAGGCTGAAAAGACATTGAACAAGAAACTTTCCAAATACATAGCCGAACTTAACAGTGACATATACAAGGAAGATTTGTCGGAAACGGGCGGTAATTACCGCAAACTGTATTTCTCGTATGACAATGTATTTCAGGGTGTGGGACTAAAAGAGCATTTGGAAGTAGAGATAAAATCCTGTGACCTGCCGGACAAAAAACTGATGTTCTACCCGGCGGACAAGCGGGTTATCAAACCGATTGTGACCGCCTTTCTTGAAAGCATCGGGCAAGAGGAACTGATAAGCACCTACGGGCTGGGAAGTTTTGAAACGCAGTGCATCAATCCCCGAAAGACTATCTGCGACAAGGTTTCAAGGCTGGTAAAGCTGTCTTACAATGAGGATGCAGCCGCACTGCTGGCAAAGCATATCCGTGACGTTTACGACTTGTCGGCACTCTACCACAATCAGGGATATAACGATTACCTACATTCGGAAGATTTCTTGGATGCCATGTACCGGGTGACGATAGAGGACGGGCTAAACAAAAACTCCCGTTCGCACTTGTCGCTGGCTGATGCTCCGATATTCAAGGATGCCGAAGCGGTCATGGCGTTACCCGAAGTGGCTACGGCGTACACTACCGATTTGAAGAAACTGACCTTTGACAAAAGCAATATGCCGCCGATAGGCACGGCTGTGGAAACATTGAAGAACCTGCACGAAATATTAGTGCGTTTTGAAGCCTACCGCACAAAAAAACAGAATGAAGAACAACCGTAA
- a CDS encoding DUF6088 family protein yields the protein MASFRKEILGQIERIDTGRIFTFRDLSFETEKTANVAVLLSEQSRKGVLVRVEKGAYYRPKKSVLGLGKLPVYQDEQFRYLTEKLNGYITGAYIYNKMGLTEQVATTITIATPNPVRRFRFKNLDIECVKAYCMDYPDESLVPYLRLLDAIKDMKRIPGTTGQDIYNRVKSQYFNGYSLPELEKIVSLAKSYPPRVRKVVADILGDIRQTVLQTEMAKTILPTTRFNLDYKTA from the coding sequence ATGGCTTCATTCAGAAAAGAGATACTTGGGCAGATTGAACGGATAGATACCGGGCGTATATTCACGTTCCGGGATTTATCGTTTGAAACGGAAAAGACCGCCAATGTTGCGGTGCTGCTCTCCGAACAGAGCCGCAAAGGGGTACTGGTACGGGTTGAAAAGGGGGCGTACTACCGTCCCAAGAAATCAGTGCTGGGGCTGGGAAAGCTGCCAGTCTATCAGGATGAACAGTTCCGCTACCTGACTGAAAAACTGAACGGCTATATCACGGGGGCTTACATCTATAACAAAATGGGGCTGACCGAACAGGTTGCCACAACCATAACGATAGCCACTCCTAACCCGGTTCGCCGTTTCCGTTTCAAGAACTTGGATATAGAGTGCGTGAAAGCCTACTGCATGGACTACCCGGATGAAAGCCTTGTCCCGTACTTGCGGCTGCTCGATGCGATAAAGGACATGAAGCGCATACCCGGAACAACCGGGCAGGACATCTACAACCGGGTCAAGAGCCAATATTTCAACGGGTACAGCCTGCCGGAACTGGAAAAAATCGTATCTTTGGCGAAAAGTTACCCGCCACGTGTCAGAAAGGTGGTGGCGGACATACTGGGCGACATCAGACAAACCGTATTGCAAACAGAAATGGCAAAGACCATTCTTCCCACGACACGGTTCAACTTGGATTATAAAACGGCATAG
- the tnpB gene encoding IS66 family insertion sequence element accessory protein TnpB (TnpB, as the term is used for proteins encoded by IS66 family insertion elements, is considered an accessory protein, since TnpC, encoded by a neighboring gene, is a DDE family transposase.): MLGLSANLNYYLFNGNVDLRKGIFRLCESIREEMSLDPSDASNVYMFMSRNRKVVKILHYERGFYVLYEKRPVMGKFKKPVFDEVSKCYRIQWSDMVYLTESIVVDKMYVSSKD; encoded by the coding sequence ATGCTGGGACTGAGTGCTAACCTGAACTATTACCTGTTCAACGGTAATGTTGATCTGCGGAAAGGTATTTTCCGATTATGTGAGAGTATAAGGGAAGAGATGTCACTTGACCCGAGCGATGCCTCCAACGTCTATATGTTCATGTCCCGTAACCGGAAGGTTGTGAAGATACTTCATTATGAACGCGGTTTTTATGTGCTTTACGAGAAACGTCCTGTCATGGGAAAGTTCAAGAAACCGGTATTTGATGAGGTCTCCAAATGCTACCGGATACAATGGTCAGACATGGTCTATCTTACGGAAAGTATTGTAGTTGACAAGATGTACGTTAGTTCAAAAGATTAA